GCTCAGGAGCTCTGTACCAAAGCGTCACAACTCGGTTTGTGAGTGGGCGCTTAGGGCTTTGAACATAATAGTTTGCAAGCCCAAAATCTGCAATTTTTAGCATTCCACTTTTATCTATCAATAGGTTTGATCCTTTGATGTCTCGATGTATAATTCCCCTCTCGTGACAATGCTGCAGACCTGAAAGTAGTTGATGCATATAGCACTTGACCTGTATCAATAATTCATGTTAGAAAATGAGAGTCCAACGAATCAAAGCATCCAAATTCAGAATCCACGAGTTAGGACAAACTTAAACCTGTGGTTCAGTAAGCCCTTCAGGGCTGGAAATAATTCTTGTCAAATCTGACACCATGAAACCAAAAACAAGATAAATGCTGTACTGCATTCTTGACGTAGCCAATCCTTCAAGCTTGACCACATTGGGATGATCCAATTTCCGTAAAAACATAATCTCTCGTGCCATAAATTTAACACTCTCGGGTTCTGATGTATCAAACCGGACCTTCTTCAAGGCAACAATTTTTCCAGAGTCCCTGTCTCGCGCCTTATACACATTACTGTAGGTTCCTTCGCCAACCTACAACATTAAAAAAAGTTCAAATGCCAGCCTTTTTCTCAACAATAATCCCGCCAACTAATGAATTTATATCCAAATTTATTTCTTAAACTTTTAGTGATTTGTAAAGACGGGCAACCCCAAAATTTAACTAGAGAAGATCCAAACTTTTCCATTAGTCGCATACTTCACTTtcatgattttgttttcattcattcttttttatttctttccctGTCCCATCACCCTTGTTCCTCTCACCTTTCCCCTTACACTTGTCCCATATCGCAAGCACAAAAAGTGAAAACCAAAAACGAAAAATGGTCCCTTAGCTTTTCGATTGCATCCACAAAAGCACTCAAGAACAATACGAATTCCAATCACTAATGAAGGAACAGAAAAACATCCATATTACACTTCTAAtgaatccaaaacataaaaatttgaaagcgAGAGTTCAAAAAGAATTGAACCTTATCAAGCTTGTCAAAAGAGTCAGCACTCTTCGGAACCAAGCCAGCCAAAATCTCTCTCGAAATATTATCAGTGAGCCACTTGGGCCATCCATCCACAAACTCCTCATCATCCACAGAAACTTTATGAGAAACTTTGTGACTCCCAtcatctttctctccctcactACCACCATTCAACGCCCCCCACTCATCCGCCACCGCTGCCGCCGCCTTTTCGTTGCTGCTTCCTCCACTGCCAGGCTCGACATTTGAAATTCTGGCCTCACCCCTCTGCTGCCGCGGCTTAAAGGGGTCCCTATGGAACTGGCCAGTTGATCGTCTGTGACCGTTAAGGGGACCATTTGCGACGTACCCATTATCCAGTTTGAGCTTCTCTAGCCCCCCAGGAGTGGAGTTCGTGAGAGGCTTGGCCTGAACGCAGCCCATTGGCCTGTGTGTCGAGACCAGTCTGTTGTTTTCTGAGAGTGACGGGTTGCAGAGCAGAGCAGAAGAGAGAGCAAGACGAGGAAGAAGACGGAGAATGAGGAGGGGTAGTAGGCGAATATGTGGGAATCTTGGCCGTCCATGGACGGCAATTTGGAGGCATACTGTGCGGGAGAAAATAGAGGTGTTTTGTCCTTGATTGGCTCCTTTCCTTGCGTTTCTCGCTCAATTGCAAAATCCGGAGGAGCTAAAGAGGAAGGAAGTACGATATAGCCACGTGTAAGCACGTGACAATTACTtcctttctttttaatttttgtttccttGCCTTCTTAACATCTATCTGCGGACTAAGAttctttcattaaaaattttatgattttttttacagttgTTGAGACGTCTGCCCTGATTTAgttcttcaattattttttaagtaaaaaTTAAGTATACTATTGCTTCAAATAAAATCAGTCTTTAAATTTCTTAAAGGTTGTTAATTGCATCCCGACTATAAGATGCAAAACtattctattcaattttttgttaatgTAAGTCACATAACTTGCATATGATATATTTTGAAGGGTCATTTGACAGCTTTTAAGGAGTTTAAAGACTTGTCACTTTgtactacgatctagtggtattcttcttcacttgtaagtg
This genomic interval from Malus domestica chromosome 05, GDT2T_hap1 contains the following:
- the LOC103448890 gene encoding probable serine/threonine-protein kinase At1g54610 isoform X3; its protein translation is MGCVQAKPLTNSTPGGLEKLKLDNGYVANGPLNGHRRSTGQFHRDPFKPRQQRGEARISNVEPGSGGSSNEKAAAAVADEWGALNGGSEGEKDDGSHKVSHKVSVDDEEFVDGWPKWLTDNISREILAGLVPKSADSFDKLDKVGEGTYSNVYKARDRDSGKIVALKKVRFDTSEPESVKFMAREIMFLRKLDHPNVVKLEGLATSRMQYSIYLVFGFMVSDLTRIISSPEGLTEPQVKCYMHQLLSGLQHCHERGIIHRDIKGSNLLIDKSGMLKIADFGLANYYVQSPKRPLTNRVVTLWYRAPELLLGSTDYGVGIDLWSAGCVLAEMFTGRPLLPGRTEVEQLHRIFRLCGTPSEEYWKRLKLSTTFRPPRSYKPSLQEAFKGFPISSLGLLSTLLALDPAYRGSASSALRNEFFFRSPLACELSGLPIIYNEDEELKLANEQKKSRNSKVRRSRTRECQRQDASAEKVKETCASSNQ
- the LOC103448890 gene encoding probable serine/threonine-protein kinase At1g54610 isoform X1 — its product is MGCVQAKPLTNSTPGGLEKLKLDNGYVANGPLNGHRRSTGQFHRDPFKPRQQRGEARISNVEPGSGGSSNEKAAAAVADEWGALNGGSEGEKDDGSHKVSHKVSVDDEEFVDGWPKWLTDNISREILAGLVPKSADSFDKLDKVGEGTYSNVYKARDRDSGKIVALKKVRFDTSEPESVKFMAREIMFLRKLDHPNVVKLEGLATSRMQYSIYLVFGFMVSDLTRIISSPEGLTEPQVKCYMHQLLSGLQHCHERGIIHRDIKGSNLLIDKSGMLKIADFGLANYYVQSPKRPLTNRVVTLWYRAPELLLGSTDYGVGIDLWSAGCVLAEMFTGRPLLPGRTEVEQLHRIFRLCGTPSEEYWKRLKLSTTFRPPRSYKPSLQEAFKGFPISSLGLLSTLLALDPAYRGSASSALRNEFFFRSPLACELSGLPIIYNEDEELKLANEQKKSRNSKVRRSRTRECQRQDASAEKVKETCASSNQRKGKEKIQIKRKEGRRNDNVREEPRLALLTYTVYSNFESEPGSTTSSNSSSANQAGRKESPIFSLSPVEGLSGATKYVKNLPPLPKSKARATSKYNQINRSTSTREFRRFNPRELEHYALDD
- the LOC103448890 gene encoding probable serine/threonine-protein kinase At1g54610 isoform X2, with the protein product MGCVQAKPLTNSTPGGLEKLKLDNGYVANGPLNGHRRSTGQFHRDPFKPRQQRGEARISNVEPGSGGSSNEKAAAAVADEWGALNGGSEGEKDDGSHKVSHKVSVDDEEFVDGWPKWLTDNISREILAGLVPKSADSFDKLDKVGEGTYSNVYKARDRDSGKIVALKKVRFDTSEPESVKFMAREIMFLRKLDHPNVVKLEGLATSRMQYSIYLVFGFMVSDLTRIISSPEGLTEPQVKCYMHQLLSGLQHCHERGIIHRDIKGSNLLIDKSGMLKIADFGLANYYVQSPKRPLTNRVVTLWYRAPELLLGSTDYGVGIDLWSAGCVLAEMFTGRPLLPGRTEVEQLHRIFRLCGTPSEEYWKRLKLSTTFRPPRSYKPSLQEAFKGFPISSLGLLSTLLALDPAYRGSASSALRNEFFFRSPLACELSGLPIIYNEDEELKLANEQKKSRNSKVRRSRTRECQRQDASAEKVKETCASSNQPTYHACKRKGKEKIQIKRKEGRRNDNVREEPRLALLTYTVYSNFESEPGSTTSSNSSSANQAGRKESPIFSLSPVEGLSGATKYVKNLPPLPKSKARATSKYNQINRSTSTREFRRFNPRELEHYALDD